TCTGCCCGGCACTACCACTGGCGCTGCCTGCCCAGTGCTGACCGTCTGTGCCCGAGTCAGGCTCCACGTTGAGAGTCACTCCTGTTGGGGACAGTGGtcgttttcttgtttcttgacTGTCGAGCCTGCCAGCTCCTCTTCCAGGTTGTAGGTGGACTTCCTGGGAAACGGTGCTGCAGCCTCGGACCCTCGTGGGGGCGCCCACTACAAAAGGTTGAGCCCTCCCTGGTCCTGTAATTTACATCTACTTTATTGACATAAATCACCGGTAGAAgatgaattttcacaaatatCTATTAACCCACGTAACCTCTACTGCAGTCGAGAGGGCCGTTTCCATCACCCGGTCCTTCCCAGCTCCAGGAAACCACTGCTCTGCTTGACGTTGTTTTTCCTCAAGTTTCACAGAAATGATGTCACATGGGGcaattcaggtttttaaaaaatctctagaTAAAGGCCACTTTTTAGAAAACCTTAGTTGAAAACGTGAATTTTCTTGTATCGAGTAAACCAGTGTTCACCCCCTCTAGAAACTAAGCCCATTGGAATACAATCTTTCTCACTACGTTAACAATTGGTTCAAAGTCTCCTCGCCACCATCCAGTTTGGTTCCATTTTCCTTTGACCTCTTATATTTGCTAGAATATTAAAACGTTATGGGCATCCGGCTTATggtcatttctgtttcttttttgaattgtgtatgtggctcaggcagttgaccCGGCTTCCcgcgtgggaggtcccaggtctgggtcctggtgcctcctagaaacagacaagcaaacatgGAAAAACCAGCTCTGGAGCCGATGttgctcggtggttgagtgccgcCTTCCTActtatgaggtcttgggttcaatccccagcccctggtacctaaaaaaaaaccaaaagttgatctGTAATTTACATGCTCTGAAGCTTGCCCGATTACAGTGCACAAGTCTCCTTTTTAGAAGTCACACGGTCGTGCAAATGGCACCGCTGGGATCCTAACCCTTTCCATTGGCCCCGTTGATAATCACTCCATCCCCCCTTCCTCCAGTGACCCCATCTGCTCCCTGGCTCTGGGTTTTCCTCTTACATTTCATGAGTGGAGCCACAAAAGTTGTGGCTTTTGTGGCCAGCCCTGGCACGTGGCGTGATGTCCACACGGCAGGCTGTCTGGCTGACAAGTACTCCGTGGTGTGGACAGGCCCCGTGTTGCTTTCCATTCACCTGTTGTTGGGTGTTGACGTGGTTTTCACGCCCTCGCTGTTCTGACTGATGCTGCGTGGGCATTTCTGGGCAAGTTCTCCCTGAGCTTCCACTTCTCTTGGGTCTCCCTGGGCGTGGAGCAGCCAGGTCACGTGGTTTCCCCCAATGGCTGCACCTCCCCCAGCTGAGAGGCTCCattccaccacagcctcactgaCATTTACGTTACCTGTCTCCGCCCAGCCAGCCTAGCGGTGTGAAGTGGTACCCTGTGGTTCTGAGATGAAATCCCAAAGGAAACGGTGTTGAGCTGCTCAGGAGCTCATTGGCTGTGTCTTCCTTGGAgaaaacttttgcccatttttcactGGGTGCCTGTACATAAACAGTTCACAACTCTTCTGTCCCATCCTGAGCCGTCCCCCTTTTCTGGGATCTTTTCCAGAGGCAGAGCTGCCTTGTGGGAGATCTGAGGTCAGGGGTCAGAGGTCATGCACAGCTTGAGTCAGAGAACCGGCCGGTGCGCCCCAGGACCAGCACCCCTTCCTCCAGGCCTCTCCAGCCGGTCCTGCTGGGGCGGCCGCGGGGCTCACCGCTGCAGTCCCCTTCGTGCAGCTGGACCCCTGCCGACAGTGCCAGCATTTTCAGGAGGGGACCAAAGGAGCACGCCTTCCCTCGGGGCTGCTTTCCATGCTGGCCCTCCAGGGTTTCCCCACGCCCCCATCCCCTTGCCCATCAGGGCCTCGGCCCGCAGGCTGACAGGACAGGTGGGTAAATTCCACTCCTTCCTCCTGGGCCACAGGAAGCTGGAGGGCCCGGCACGGCCAGGAGCCTGCCTTGGCAGGGCTGTAAACAAATCAATATTACTGGTATGTAGTAATAAAGcacacagttcatccaaagtgtagcCAGTGGCCGAGCATTTTAATGGAGACATTTAGAGCTctacatttctgagcactgcctttgttgcatccctTAAATTTCAGTGTGTTATTTTCATTGTGCTCATCTCTGCTGGTTCCCATTTTCCCTTATGCTTTCTTCTTTGAgccattggttgtttaatagtGCGCTAATTTCCACAGATTTCTAAAATTGTTTTGTTGGTTTCTATTCTCGAACCATTGTGGTTCGAGAAgacaatttcaattttaaaaatatttattaagatttgatttATGGCATAACACACTCTGCCCTGGGAAACGTTCCGCACACACCTGCGTATCCTGTCTTTGGGTGCAGTGTCTCGCACACGCCCATTCGCTCTAAGTGGTTAATCGTATTGCTCAAGTCCTGGTTCTTTATTGATCTGATTAGATGTTCTATTAATCTTAAAAGGAACATACTGAAGTCTCTGTTACTGGAGCTCTATTTCCCCTTCcacttctgtcaatttttgcttcatgtattttggggctttgcTGTCAGCAGCCTTAGGTGAAGAATGTAATGAAATTTGACCGCAGAAAGGTTCTTCTAGAACAAACTATTTTAACCACACTTTGCTAAAGTCCTCTGGAATTGGGGAACGGCTGCTAGGCAATGAATTAGGATCCCAAGTTGTCTTTGAACCCTCCTACAAGGACCCTGGAGGGGGCACTGAGACTGTgctactgggggggggggaagggtgtGGCCTGTGATCACTGACCCGTGTGTCTGAGGAGGAGCACCGGCCGTGACACAGGCTGTCCACTGCAAGGAGCCAAAACGTCTTCCCAAAGAGGTGCCTGCCAGGCTTATTGCTTCAGctgggaagtgaagaaggtcgaGCCTGTGTCAGCCTGTACGACGTGCAAAGAGCTGTTTCCAAGCAGCACCTATGACCCACCGTCTGAACAAGGCCACCCCTGGCTAATACCGGTTAGAACAGTGCAGATGCTGAGGCCCTCAGCCAGCCCTCTGGAAGCTCTGTGGGGGGAGCAGATGCCTGAGCCTCTTGTGTGGTTGAAGGAGCCTGAACCTCCAGAGAAGACAAAGCCAACCGTTCCTAAAACACTCAAGCCACGCCCGTGAGGGCTTGTCCTGCTGTAGAGGGTGGAAGGGAAGCCCTCAAACGACTCACTCTAACTCCTGGTCTTCGCAGAGGCAATTAAgttgaggatcttgggatgaaATTATCTGGGTTCAGGGTGGGTGCCAAATCCAATGACTAATTTCTTCATAAGGAGAAGACAGATACACCAGAGATAGCTGCGGGGCAACGAGGCAGAGACTGAAGTCCTGCAAGCCACAAGCCACGGAACGCCAACTGCTAGCTGCCACCAGAAGCCGTGCGAGAAGCGTGGACCAGTCTTCCCTCAGAGCCGCCAGCAGGAACCAGCCTGCCGACACTGGACTGAGAAGAGAAATGCACGTTGTTTCCAGTCACCCAGGTTGTGACAGGTTACAGCAGCCCCAGGAGGCAGAAGAGGTGTTTTCCCACAGGCTGCTTCTGGCCAAAGCCGTAGACTACAGCAGGGATGAGGGGAAGGCACACCTGTGAGCTCCCTGGGGACAACAGCCTCCTGGGGAGCCCAAGACACGCTTGCCTGCACCTCCTGTGCCTCCCTGACCTGCTGCTGACCAAGCTGAGCCAGCACAGGAGCTAGCACCTGAGAGAGTTCAGGGAACACTCACGGAGTGAATGAGCCCGCAGATAGGCCGGCAAATCGTTTCTGTCTTACCCTGATACTCCCATTGTCTGCCTCTGTCATCGGTGGGGACACACGGTCAGTGTGCCAGAAACAGCTTGGAGCAGGTTTTCCTGGGGAGGGCGGGCAAATCCCAGCAGCCCCCGTTGGTGCCCCTGGCCAGCCTTGCCCTCCCTGCTGACCCCCTCCTCCCAGTCCTGGGGACAGTCTTCTGAGAACATTTTTTTCAGGTGTTGCCATGCAGAGACCAGATGTCTGGAGCCTGTGTGCTGGGTGCCTCGGTTTACCTGAAACTCCACCTCAGCACAGAACCTTGTCTTTCAAGGCTGGCACTAGGTCATTAGGCCCCCTACAAGATCAGACCACTGGAGGGCAAGCAACGCCGTCCTCTGCCCACTCTCCAAAGAGTGGGTCAGCCATGTTTTCCCACCTTGTGGTCAACTGTTTGTTTTGTGGGTGTCCTGGAGCCAGCGCAGAACCCCAGCCAAGCCGGTGCCTTTGTGGGCACTGATTTCTGCTGTGGTGATAGCCTGCTTGGCACAGGCAATGATGTCAGGGAGCCTGATCAAGGACTTCATCTCCTCTGTAGTCATGTAACAAGGCAGGTCACTGCAATTCAAGAAAAGCCTCGTCAGATTTGTGGCCGCCGTCCCCCCCCAGCCGCTCCCCACCCCTCACAagctcctggggcctctgctctgGGGCGCCCTTGTGCTCCCTCAAGGCCTGCAGTCCCTTACATCTTATTGAAGAGTATCAGGAACGATGCTCCTGCCAGCTGTTCTGCAGAAAGGAGCTCCAGGAGGTGTGCACAGGACGCAGAGAGCTGGGTGGGGTTGGACGCGTCCACCATGAActaggagagaaggaaaaggaggccaGGAAGTCCCAGGATGGGATCCACTCCCTCCAAACCCACTCCCGTGAAGCGAAGAGGCCTGGCTCGGGGAGAACATAAGGCCTTTCAAACTAAGAGCTTTTGGAGCAAAGCAGAAGAAATGGGTTGTGCGAGATGACCAGGCCCCACTTGTTCTCACCCAGGTGGTAGTCTCTTGTGTGGGAATTTGGGGCACAGGCCTCTCAAGATGGGACGAAGGAGCCAGCCCAAGAGGACCAAAACAGAGAATGGATGTCAGACAGCTACGGCAGAGAACACTTCTCTGATGATTGCAAGCTCTCTGCGAGCACTAGCCTTAGCTCCGGAGCCCTGAAGCGGGAAAGAAGCCACGTAGCGGGGCCCTGGAGGCAGCCTTCCCTGAAGGAAACTCGAGGGCCCGCGACCCACCAAGAGAGCACGGCAGTTTCCATAGTAACTGGGCCAGACAGGGCCCATGCAGCCCCCCAGCTCCCGGATGGTGATGGTTCTCTGGACCACGATGTCGGTGAGGTCGGTGCCCACCTGTGGGGAAAACCACGATGCACAGAGAGCGCAACGGGGGCGAGCTGCCGGCACGCCACAGGGACCCCCACCCCTCGAGGGCGGCTGGGCACGGGGCACCCATGGTAGGAGCCAGCGGTGAGGCGAGAAGGAAGCCCCCGTGGGAGGCAGGCGGGGAGCGGACACCTACCGTGGGCCACGTCGGCGGAGGCGCCCCCAGGCTGCCCTTCCCATCCCGGGAGCTCAACTGTGCGGTGCGGTCAAGGACCCCGAGCGGAGGCAGAGGCGGCAgccccccacccaggcccaccCGCCCAGCGCGGAAGGATATGCTGCAGTCGCTTCACCAGCAGGGTCTTCCCGACGCCTGCGGCCCCCAGCAGCAGACACATATCGCCTCCTCGCCCCACCTGGCACCCGTAGCGCGGCGTCGTGGTGACGCAAGACCCGCCCTCCGCTCCACTCTGATTGGATAGACCGCTCGTCCGCACTGTTCATTGGTCCTCGGCGCGCGTCCCTCTCCACGGGCGAGGTCCAATCGGCGCACAGCGTAGAGGGACCGGCGGAAAGGGCCCGCCTCCTGTCGGCTCTCGGGCACCGCCCGGAGACGTGCGCGTGCGCGCACCCCGAGAAGGCGGAAGCGGAAGTCGGGGGGCGCGCCACCTCGGAGCTAGGGAGCGCCCGCGGCTTTGGGTCCGGGTCTGAGGTCGCCATGGGGCGAGGCAGCGGCACCTTCGAGCGTCTCCTAGGTAACGTGCCCCCGCGCCCCGCCGACCGGGGGCGCTCGCTCGCCCCGCGCGTCCGCCCGCGCGCCGAGTCGGGGGCTTCTCTCGGGCCCTGCGGGGTGCCCCGTGCCGAGGCCGGGAGGGGCCGAGGGGTCCCTGGAGGGGGGCGGCGGTCGGGACAGCGCGACGCCCCCTCGCCCCGCTCCCCAGGGCCGCTCCGAGGCGTGTCTCCTCCTCTGGGATCGGCGTCCCGTCCCCGGCTTCACCGTTTCGGGGATTCTCGGCGATCCTGGCCATCTGGCGGCCGAGGCCGAGCGGGGATGTCGGTGCGTCCCGCGGGCAACACCGCAGCCGGGTCCCGCAAACCAGGCAGTTTGTAGATTTCCCCCAGGTCAGTCGTCAGGGCTTTGCTTACTGAATAACGAGCATCTGACCGAGTGGGCCAGGTGTGAGAACTCCTGAGTCATGAAGTGGGTGACTCAATCAGATGCCAAAGTCTCAAGAGTCCAAAAAATGTGTTTTAGAACAGGGCAGGTTGTGTGGGATTTGGAGTTCCTAACCAAACATTGGGCCCCAGAGGGAGGAACTGGTACTATTGGACAGTACCAAGCCAGCGCTCTTCAGCCCTGCCCTTGTTCATGAGAGCGCGCAGAGGTTTAGGAAGGCACGTCCTCCCCATCAGGGGTGTAGAACTGATACTATCGGAGCCTCCCGGATTTCCAGGTTTTGAAGAAAATGGACGTTAATGTGCAGGCCCCCCCCTTAGGGAAAATGGGTCTGGGACAGGCTTTTTGGATGCCCTTTCAGCCCGAAGCCGCTCCTTCTCTGAATGTGGTTCTGAGGGGCCTCTTAGAACAAGCATAGCGAGTGTCTGAGCCTCACAGGTGGTTCAGCACTTCGAGGATAAACTCAAAAGTTAACTGCAGGGTGAACACCGAGACCGGGCGTGGCTGGTTAGGTCGTTCGTATGTCTCCGTGGGAGATGTTTCAGGCAGCCGAGAACTGAACGGTAGCACCTCACAGAGCGTCTGTCTGTCCCAGGCCACGCTGGCACAGAGAGACTGCAGGGGTTGGTTAGAGGTCAGCTCTGCCTCCGTCCCTCCGAGTACCTGCAGCCGAGTCCTAGGCCCACGCCGCGGACCTCCAGTGGCTGCGCAGCTAGGTTTCCACCTGATAGGTTAAGTGCTGAGTGATCCGGGCCTCAGTGAGAAGCAGCCTCGCGTGGCGTTCGAGTGAGTCCTGGCGTGGCTGGTGAGCAGCTGCGTGGCTTGGGCTAGTGACTTTGCCTTcacctctctgcctcagtttcttcgtCTGTAAAGAGGAGGAAAGCCGTCCCAGGCTCACGGGGTTGCACAAGAATTggctgggttttttttaaagatttattttttatttatgcccccccccattgtctgctctcttgtgtccattcgctgtgtgttgttcttgcattcttgtcatgcagcaccaggaatctgtgtctcgttttgctgcttcagctctccgtgtgtgtggcaccactcctgggcaggctgctcttttttcccgctgggcggctctccttgcgcgtggggctcccctacgcggggacacccttgcgtggcacggcactccttgcgtgcatcagcaaggagtcaaggaggcccggggtttgaaccgcggacctcccgtgtgataggcagacgccctatccgttgggccaagtccacttcctgagaATTGGCTGTTAATTGGCATAACTCTCAGGAAGCCCCTGGAGCAGCCCCTGGCACCTCCTGGCCTCCCCTGCTGTTTTCTAAGCAGTTTCCTTCTCATCTGTGGAGGCTGTAGTTGTTCTCCGTGAGGGTTTCACGTTGTGTAGCCCGAGGCCTGCTCTGAGTGGAAGAgggagcccccagccctgctgctgTCCCGGGAGCCCAGAGGGGGCCGCTCCCTTAGAGGCTTGTTTCCTCCTCAGACAAAGCTACCAGCCAGCTGCTGCTGGAGACGGACTGGGAGTCCATCCTCCAGATCTGCGACATGATCCGCCAGGGGGACACGCAGTGAGTGGGGGGCATGCTCGGGGGTGGGGGACACGCAGTGATGCAGCAAATGGGGGGCTgtgcttgggggtggggggcgtgaTCGGGGGTGGGGGCATGCAGTGAGTAGGGGCGTGCTCGGGGGCAGTGGGCCATGCTCGGGGATGGGAGCACGCAGCGATTCAGTGAGTGGGGAGGCCGTGCTCGGGGATGGGGGACACAGTGAGTGGGGGGCCATGCTCAGGGGTGGGGGACACACGCAGAAGAGGGGGGCCGTGCTCGGGGCTGGGGGCACGCAGAGAGTGGGGGGCCGTGCCCGGAGGTTGGAGGATGGCTGCACACTGTCCTGAGGTAGCGGTGTTCTAGGTGATGGGCCTTTGGGTGGAGAACCGCGTGGGCTCTGGGCTGGGGGCGTGGAGGGCGCAGAGGGCCCCGGGACTTCCCAGCATCTTGGAGATAGATGCAGCCCTTGGCGTTTCACAGGGTTTTGCGAGGACCAAGGAGGAAGAATGCATGTGGTTGATTTAGtcactgaaattttctttttccttttctgtttccaaCTGATACCTTGTTCTTTTAGAGCAAAATACGCTGTGAGCTCCATCAAGAAGAAGGTCAACGACAAGAACCCGCACGTGGCCTTGTATGCCCTGGAGGTAACGGAGCCCCGCGCGCCAGCGcgctccctcccactcccacggGCCCCCTCGGCCGGCAGGGGAGCTGCCTGGCGAGGCTCGAGTGTGCATGAGCAGACTGGGGGGGAGGTGGTGCAGCTCGGCTCCTCCCCACAGCTGGCAGGGCCCCGTCCTGTGGTCGGTGACCCTCTACCTGCAGGCGGGCTTTCCACCTCGTTCTTGAGGGAGCAGCCAGCTGGGGTGCCCCTGTGGGCCGGGGCGTCCGGCGGCCTGGGAGGTCTCCCGTGGGACGGCGGTGGCGCGGAGGAGGAGG
This genomic stretch from Dasypus novemcinctus isolate mDasNov1 chromosome 21, mDasNov1.1.hap2, whole genome shotgun sequence harbors:
- the ARL16 gene encoding ADP-ribosylation factor-like protein 16, whose protein sequence is MCLLLGAAGVGKTLLVKRLQQLSSRDGKGSLGAPPPTWPTVGTDLTDIVVQRTITIRELGGCMGPVWPSYYGNCRALLFMVDASNPTQLSASCAHLLELLSAEQLAGASFLILFNKIDLPCYMTTEEMKSLIRLPDIIACAKQAITTAEISAHKGTGLAGVLRWLQDTHKTNS